The genomic interval AGGGCCGTGAGCACCCAAAACGAGTGTTTTTTCAATATCAGCGGTTCTGCTCGGACCGGTAATCAGATTGATCATGGATGGCAGCTTATAATTATATTTTGTTTTTAAGAAGTCTAAACCATCCTTAATATCTGGTAAAACTTGTGAGGTATACGCTACAACGATATGGATATGCGGAAAAATAGCTAATCTTCGTCCTATTGGGCTGCCGCTGCTGATAAGTACACTGCCGTTTCTCGCAATTAACGCTTCACAAAATGTGATACCGGCATCGGCCTTGTCAAAATCGGTATCTGTACTGTAATAAGGGAAGTCATATTTGCCCAATAGGCGTTGTAATTCTGGTTCCCAAACGTACATTTTTCGCATGGTGAACTGTTCTGCTAAAAGGAGTAAATTCTCAACCAAGTCTAGTTCATCTTCACAGAAAACAAACTTCCCTGCAACAGCTGAGAATTGTTTAGCAAATTCAATTTCCAATGGTTCTGTAAATGGCGGATAAAGAGGAGATTCCTCCATATTGAGATATGGATTATCCCTCTTTTGCAACAAAGCAGCTCTGATTTTTTTTAAAATCCTTTCTTTGGCAGTTGCTTGCTTCATTGATCTACTCGGTCTTATTCTCGTCCTTACCTGTACTGTCGAAGGTATCTGAATTATCTCCTACGCCATCGTGAACGAGGTTATCCGTAACAGAACGCTGATCTGGTTCGTCGTTGCCACTGTTCACAAATTCATCGTATGCAGTACGTTTATCGAACGGTCTTTTGCCCAAAAGCTCTTCGAGATCAGATTGGAATAAAATCTCCTTATCTAGTAATTTCTCGGCTAGTTTTTCTAACCCTTCTATGTTTGCCTGTAGCAATTTTTTAGTGCGTTCATAGCAATCAGCAATCAACATACGTACTTCGTCATCGATGAGTTCAGCTGTTTTTTCAGAATATGGTTTATTAAACTGATTGCTTTCCTGTACTTCATTGAATGAAACATTACCGATACGATGATTCATACCGTATACGGTTACCATGGCGTAGGCCAGTTTGGTGATACGCTCTAAGTCGTTTTGAGCACCTGTAGAAATTTTACCGAAGGTAATGTCTTCCGCGACACGACCACCCATCGTCATACATATCGTATCTATTAATTGTTCGGTCGTGTATAAAAACTGTTCTTTGGGAAGGTATTGTGCATAACCCAAAGCTGCTACCCCTCTTGGTACGATTGATACCTTCACGAGAGGGTCAACATGTTCTAAGAACCAGCCGGCTATGGCGTGTCCAGCTTCGTGATAGGCGACGATTCTTTTTTCCTCGGGTGAAATAATTTTGTTTTTCTTCTCCAAACCTCCGATAACGCGGTCAATAGCATCTTGAAAATCTTGCATATCGACTGCCTCCTTACTTCTTCTAGCAGCGATAAGTGCAGCTTCGTTACATACGTTAGCTATTTCTGCTCCGGCAAATCCCGGGGTCTGAGCTGATAGTTTCTTGGCGTCGACGTCTGAGGCTAATTTAATTGGCTTTAAATGCACTTTAAAAATTTGCTCACGTCCTACTAGATCTGGTTTGTCGATTGATATTTGTCGGTCGAATCGTCCCGGACGGAGCAACGCAGCGTCCAATACATCTGGTCGGTTCGTGGCCGCCATGATGATAATACCAGAATCGGTTCCAAATCCGTCCATCTCAACCAAAAGTTGGTTGAGTGTGTTTTCCCGCTCATCATTTCCTCCCATCATGCTATTTTTTCCACGCGCCCTACCGATAGCATCAATTTCGTCAATAAAGATGATACAGGGAGCTTTTTCTTTGGCTTGTTTAAATAAATCTCGTACACGTGAAGCGCCGACACCAACGAACATTTCTACAAAGTCAGATCCTGACAATGAGAAAAACGGAACTTGTGCTTCACCAGCGACTGCTTTTGCCAACAGGGTTTTACCTGTACCTGGTGATCCCACTAACAGAGCGCCTTTTGGTATCTTACCTCCGAGATTGGTATATTTTTTTGGATTTCTTAAGAAATCAACGATCTCCATTACCTCCTGTTTAGCTTCTTCTAAACCAGCCACGTCGTTGAACGTAATGTTGACCTGTGATTCTTTATCAAATAGTTTAGCCTTCGACTTCCCGATATTGAAAATCTGTCCACCCGGCCCACCGCCGCCACTTCCCATGCGACGCATAAGATATATCCAGAAAGCTATGATTAAAACAAAAGGCAATAACGTAAGCAGCCAACCGGTCCACGGACTGTTTCTTTCTTCAAGCTTTACACTGACCCTTTCATTGGCGGGCAGGTCAGCCTGAGCTGCATTGAGTTTTCTTTCCAACGCGTCGAAAGAGCCTTCTTGGAAAACATACTGTGGGCCTTGTGCTCCACTAAGGTTTAAAGGGTTTTCCTGAGGCTGTACTTCTTTGTATTTATCGGTTGATAATTTATCCTTTTTGATAAATACCTCGACAGCGATCAATTCATTTTTCTTATAAGCAATAAGATGGTCCACATCTCCCGCTTTTAGCATATGTTCTTCAAAACGTTGATAGGTGATTTGCTTGGCTGTTTCGCCACTAAAAACATATTGAAGCACGAAAAATCCTAGTAACAGGATCATCCATAACCACATGATATTAAACCGAGGCGGTTTAGGTGTTATCTTCTTGCTGGGTACCTTCTTATTACCTCTTGCCTGGTTTGAAAACTTTTGTTCCATTCTAAATCTTTATAGTATCACAACTTCTTGTTGTTTTTCTGTTTTATTTTTATCTAAATTAAGCTTTTCTTGTGCTAAGCACTCTTGTAATTTTCCATTTTTGCGTCACCCCACAGGTCCTCAATTCCATAATACGACCTTTTCTCTGTTTTGAAGATATGAACGACGACATTTATATAATCTAAAAGCACCCATTCTCCTAATTCATAGCCTTCTTTTCTCCAGGGATCCTGTTTCAAAG from Pedobacter indicus carries:
- a CDS encoding LutC/YkgG family protein; translation: MKQATAKERILKKIRAALLQKRDNPYLNMEESPLYPPFTEPLEIEFAKQFSAVAGKFVFCEDELDLVENLLLLAEQFTMRKMYVWEPELQRLLGKYDFPYYSTDTDFDKADAGITFCEALIARNGSVLISSGSPIGRRLAIFPHIHIVVAYTSQVLPDIKDGLDFLKTKYNYKLPSMINLITGPSRTADIEKTLVLGAHGPRELFVFLLDDSIAVKDKKE
- the ftsH gene encoding ATP-dependent zinc metalloprotease FtsH, which encodes MEQKFSNQARGNKKVPSKKITPKPPRFNIMWLWMILLLGFFVLQYVFSGETAKQITYQRFEEHMLKAGDVDHLIAYKKNELIAVEVFIKKDKLSTDKYKEVQPQENPLNLSGAQGPQYVFQEGSFDALERKLNAAQADLPANERVSVKLEERNSPWTGWLLTLLPFVLIIAFWIYLMRRMGSGGGGPGGQIFNIGKSKAKLFDKESQVNITFNDVAGLEEAKQEVMEIVDFLRNPKKYTNLGGKIPKGALLVGSPGTGKTLLAKAVAGEAQVPFFSLSGSDFVEMFVGVGASRVRDLFKQAKEKAPCIIFIDEIDAIGRARGKNSMMGGNDERENTLNQLLVEMDGFGTDSGIIIMAATNRPDVLDAALLRPGRFDRQISIDKPDLVGREQIFKVHLKPIKLASDVDAKKLSAQTPGFAGAEIANVCNEAALIAARRSKEAVDMQDFQDAIDRVIGGLEKKNKIISPEEKRIVAYHEAGHAIAGWFLEHVDPLVKVSIVPRGVAALGYAQYLPKEQFLYTTEQLIDTICMTMGGRVAEDITFGKISTGAQNDLERITKLAYAMVTVYGMNHRIGNVSFNEVQESNQFNKPYSEKTAELIDDEVRMLIADCYERTKKLLQANIEGLEKLAEKLLDKEILFQSDLEELLGKRPFDKRTAYDEFVNSGNDEPDQRSVTDNLVHDGVGDNSDTFDSTGKDENKTE